From a single Paenibacillus sp. FSL W8-0426 genomic region:
- a CDS encoding isochorismatase family protein, translating into MGLPVIKPYAMPTESELPVNKVAWTPDAKRAVLLIHDMQQYFVDAFTAGASPVTELIEHITQLRSKCHELGIPVVYSAQPGGQTAEQRGLQLDFWGAGIDGGPVQKQVIEQLAPAPQDTLMTKWRYSAFQKTDLLEWMQEQGRDQLIICGIYAHIGCLMTSCEAFMKDIQAFLVADAVADFSAEKHRMALTYAAERCAVTLTTQQAAAALGSSAGTVYGTGASKGSGQSGLAGEPPIANAEVLDVHAAASATLHELRSQVAEMLQEQPEHLGDQDDLIQVWGLDSIRMMSLAERFRMVGRDVSFVDLAETPTLAAWASLMNAGAPHKVLPNGDYF; encoded by the coding sequence ATGGGACTACCAGTGATTAAGCCATATGCCATGCCTACTGAATCGGAGCTTCCTGTCAACAAGGTGGCCTGGACGCCGGATGCGAAACGCGCAGTGCTGCTGATTCATGACATGCAGCAATATTTCGTGGATGCTTTTACGGCCGGGGCTTCTCCCGTTACCGAATTGATCGAGCATATAACACAGCTTCGCTCGAAGTGTCACGAGCTCGGCATCCCTGTCGTGTATTCGGCCCAGCCTGGCGGACAGACGGCGGAGCAGCGCGGCTTGCAGCTCGATTTCTGGGGGGCGGGCATCGACGGCGGTCCGGTGCAAAAGCAGGTCATCGAACAGCTGGCGCCTGCTCCGCAGGATACGCTGATGACCAAGTGGCGTTATAGCGCTTTCCAGAAGACCGACTTGCTGGAATGGATGCAGGAGCAGGGGCGCGATCAGTTGATCATCTGCGGCATATATGCCCATATCGGCTGCCTGATGACGTCCTGCGAGGCATTCATGAAAGATATCCAGGCGTTTCTGGTGGCGGATGCGGTCGCCGATTTTTCCGCGGAGAAGCATCGCATGGCACTGACGTATGCTGCCGAGCGCTGCGCGGTCACGCTGACCACGCAGCAAGCGGCCGCTGCGCTGGGCTCATCCGCCGGCACGGTTTACGGTACCGGGGCGAGCAAAGGTAGCGGACAGAGCGGACTGGCAGGCGAGCCGCCCATTGCGAACGCCGAGGTTCTGGACGTACATGCGGCCGCATCGGCGACGCTGCATGAACTGCGGAGCCAGGTAGCGGAAATGCTGCAGGAGCAGCCGGAGCACCTTGGCGACCAAGACGACCTGATCCAGGTGTGGGGATTGGATTCGATTCGAATGATGAGCCTGGCCGAGCGCTTCCGCATGGTGGGCAGAGACGTGAGCTTCGTGGATTTGGCGGAAACCCCGACGCTGGCAGCATGGGCAAGCCTGATGAATGCGGGAGCGCCGCATAAAGTACTGCCGAACGGAGATTACTTTTGA
- a CDS encoding (2,3-dihydroxybenzoyl)adenylate synthase, which yields MLPGFQGWPEELAEQYRQAGCWEGITFGEMLHQRAALYGNRVAVIGDDGALTYEGLNERVNRLAAGFHATGIRKQDRVIVQLPNITAFIEVIFALFRLGALPVFALPLHRKSEIAYFARFAEAEAYVIPDIDSGYDYRGLAGEVQTEVPGLRHVIVAGEAGPYTALSDLYVEPVALPEAERPLSSDVAFLQLSGGSTGLPKMIPRTHDDYIYSLRRSVEVCGLSPDSVYLAVLPVAHNYPLSSPGILGTIYAGGRVVLSRGSSPDEAFPLIDRHQVTITALVPPLALVWLNAASARGKRLPSLQVLQVGGAKFSAEVAGRVKPVLGCTLQQVFGMAEGLVNYTRLDDPEDVIIHTQGKPMSPYDEVKIVDDEDVEVEQGQSGHLLARGAYTIRGYYKAEDHNARSFTADGFYRTGDIASFTKDGYLVVEGRAKDQINRGGDKVAAEEVENHLLAHGGVHDAALVAMPDDYLGERSCAFIVPNGEDGAMPTATELRSFLRERGLAAYKIPDRFEFVKSFPKTGVGKVSKKALRERLLHPSSFVQS from the coding sequence ATGCTGCCAGGATTTCAGGGTTGGCCGGAGGAACTCGCGGAACAGTATCGCCAGGCGGGTTGCTGGGAAGGCATCACGTTTGGCGAGATGCTGCATCAGCGGGCGGCATTATATGGCAATCGGGTAGCCGTTATTGGCGACGATGGAGCGTTAACTTATGAAGGGTTGAATGAACGGGTGAATCGGCTCGCCGCAGGGTTTCATGCGACGGGTATTCGAAAGCAGGATCGGGTCATCGTGCAGCTGCCCAACATCACGGCTTTTATTGAAGTGATATTTGCGTTGTTTCGGTTGGGAGCATTGCCCGTATTTGCTCTTCCATTGCATCGGAAAAGCGAAATCGCATATTTTGCCCGCTTTGCCGAAGCGGAGGCATATGTCATTCCGGACATCGACAGCGGTTATGATTACCGCGGGCTGGCCGGAGAGGTTCAGACGGAAGTACCCGGGCTTCGGCATGTCATCGTTGCCGGAGAGGCCGGTCCATACACGGCGCTATCCGATCTGTACGTTGAACCGGTCGCTTTGCCGGAAGCGGAGCGGCCGCTCAGTTCCGATGTGGCCTTCCTGCAGTTGTCGGGCGGCAGTACGGGTTTGCCCAAGATGATCCCTCGCACGCACGACGATTACATCTACAGTCTGCGCAGAAGCGTGGAGGTGTGCGGTTTGAGCCCGGACAGCGTGTATTTGGCCGTACTGCCGGTCGCCCACAATTATCCGCTCAGCTCGCCGGGTATTCTGGGTACGATCTATGCCGGAGGCCGGGTCGTGCTTTCCCGCGGCTCCAGTCCGGACGAGGCTTTTCCGCTGATTGACAGGCACCAGGTGACGATCACCGCCCTCGTGCCTCCCTTGGCGCTCGTATGGCTTAACGCCGCGTCCGCTAGAGGGAAGAGACTCCCTTCGCTGCAAGTACTGCAGGTGGGCGGAGCCAAGTTCAGCGCTGAAGTGGCAGGACGTGTGAAACCGGTGCTGGGATGTACCTTGCAGCAAGTGTTCGGCATGGCCGAAGGGCTGGTAAATTATACGCGGCTCGACGATCCCGAGGACGTCATTATCCATACCCAGGGCAAACCGATGTCGCCGTACGACGAGGTGAAAATCGTGGATGACGAGGACGTTGAGGTAGAACAGGGGCAATCCGGGCATTTGTTGGCACGGGGAGCTTACACGATACGCGGATATTACAAAGCCGAGGATCATAATGCCCGTTCTTTTACGGCGGACGGGTTCTACCGGACCGGGGATATTGCCAGCTTTACGAAGGATGGATATCTCGTGGTCGAGGGACGCGCGAAGGACCAGATCAACCGTGGCGGCGACAAAGTGGCTGCGGAGGAAGTGGAAAATCACCTGCTGGCGCATGGAGGGGTTCACGACGCTGCCTTGGTAGCCATGCCTGACGATTATCTGGGCGAGCGCTCGTGCGCTTTTATCGTTCCGAACGGAGAAGATGGGGCCATGCCGACAGCGACAGAATTACGTTCATTCTTGCGTGAACGCGGGCTGGCTGCCTACAAAATTCCCGACCGCTTCGAATTCGTGAAGTCTTTCCCCAAGACGGGCGTAGGCAAAGTCAGCAAAAAGGCGCTGCGCGAGCGGTTATTGCACCCATCTTCCTTTGTCCAATCCTAA
- the dhbC gene encoding isochorismate synthase DhbC, translated as MSKASAVAATSALRLLEQYEEGKSFFWSSPLHTMLAQGEWKRLSDAPSSSIGGNALDTDEQPNPGLRYDEPIQGLLHRIQGLLNEAKQAGGVNPVAVGAIPFNPRRADVELYVPESVQWAEPPADSDRMRERLPAAGNCSIEEEPAAAVYEQSVRSVLTRLNAGELSKIVLARTLCVTSETQVDTHQLLRNLFRDNAHGYTFAVPMRKSQLPKSIVTTDNRVISVGEKGKPRTFLGASPELLVTRTGTRVRVNPLAGSAARSGDPEEDRRRAEALLASAKDRHEHAVVIDAVAAALRPLCKELSVPEEPSLIQTSTMWHLSTDIYGELADGATTSLELAFVLHPTPAICGTPVEDARDEIQAQEPFDRGLFTGMVGWCDSRGDGEWAVAIRCAEVQGHQLRLYAGAGIVPGSTSEAELAETAAKFGTMLRAMGLQSAGATGEE; from the coding sequence ATGTCCAAAGCAAGTGCTGTTGCTGCGACTTCCGCGCTTCGCCTGTTGGAGCAATACGAAGAAGGCAAATCCTTTTTCTGGTCATCGCCGCTGCATACGATGCTGGCTCAAGGGGAATGGAAAAGGTTGTCTGATGCGCCTTCTTCGTCAATAGGGGGCAATGCTCTGGATACGGATGAACAGCCCAATCCCGGCTTGCGGTATGACGAGCCGATTCAAGGTCTGTTGCATCGGATTCAGGGGCTGCTGAACGAGGCGAAGCAGGCAGGGGGAGTAAACCCGGTTGCGGTTGGAGCCATCCCTTTCAATCCGCGGCGTGCTGACGTGGAACTGTATGTTCCCGAAAGCGTGCAGTGGGCGGAGCCGCCTGCAGACTCGGACCGCATGCGCGAGAGGCTGCCGGCAGCAGGGAATTGCAGCATTGAAGAAGAGCCGGCCGCGGCGGTCTATGAACAAAGCGTACGGAGCGTCCTGACCCGTCTGAATGCAGGAGAACTGAGCAAAATCGTTCTGGCACGCACCCTGTGCGTGACGTCGGAGACGCAGGTGGATACGCATCAACTGCTGCGTAACCTCTTTAGGGATAATGCGCATGGTTACACATTTGCCGTCCCGATGCGTAAATCGCAATTACCAAAAAGTATAGTAACAACGGATAATCGCGTCATTAGTGTGGGCGAAAAAGGCAAACCACGGACGTTTCTCGGAGCAAGTCCGGAGCTTCTGGTCACCCGGACCGGAACGAGGGTGAGAGTCAATCCCTTGGCGGGTTCGGCTGCACGCAGTGGTGACCCGGAAGAAGATCGACGCCGTGCTGAAGCTTTGCTGGCGTCAGCCAAGGATCGTCACGAGCACGCCGTCGTCATTGATGCGGTTGCGGCTGCATTGCGCCCGCTGTGCAAAGAGCTGAGCGTGCCTGAGGAGCCATCGCTCATTCAGACGAGTACCATGTGGCACCTCTCCACGGATATTTACGGAGAGCTTGCCGATGGGGCAACAACATCGTTGGAGCTGGCTTTTGTCCTTCATCCGACGCCGGCCATTTGCGGCACGCCCGTGGAAGATGCACGCGATGAAATTCAGGCACAAGAGCCGTTTGACCGGGGGCTGTTCACCGGAATGGTCGGCTGGTGCGACAGCAGGGGCGATGGCGAATGGGCCGTTGCGATCAGGTGTGCCGAAGTGCAGGGTCATCAGCTCCGGCTGTATGCAGGAGCTGGAATTGTCCCTGGCTCCACGTCGGAAGCAGAACTTGCGGAGACTGCGGCGAAATTTGGCACGATGCTGCGTGCGATGGGATTGCAATCAGCAGGAGCTACAGGGGAGGAATGA
- a CDS encoding 2,3-dihydro-2,3-dihydroxybenzoate dehydrogenase has protein sequence MSYTGIEGKVVLVTGAAQGIGEAVAKAFAAQGAVVAAVDLQAGRLELSVTDLRAQGCRAAAYPMDISDRMAVENGVACIEEELGPIGMLVNAAGILHMGRVGQLSDEEWLRTFEVNTHGVFYVSRAVVARMAARRGGSIVTVGSNAAAVPRMHMSAYAASKAASTQFTKCLALEHARDHIRCNVVSPGSTDTEMQRLLWKDEHGAEAAIAGSLDAYRLGIPLNRLADPADIADAVLFLSSDQARHITMHDMRIDGGATLGA, from the coding sequence GTGAGTTATACGGGAATCGAGGGCAAAGTGGTATTGGTTACCGGAGCAGCCCAAGGCATAGGTGAGGCCGTAGCCAAGGCGTTCGCTGCACAGGGAGCAGTCGTGGCGGCGGTTGACCTTCAGGCAGGACGGCTTGAGCTGTCGGTTACCGACCTGCGTGCTCAAGGCTGCCGGGCAGCCGCTTATCCAATGGATATCTCCGATCGTATGGCTGTGGAGAATGGCGTTGCTTGCATTGAAGAGGAGCTCGGGCCGATTGGCATGTTGGTGAATGCGGCGGGGATTTTGCACATGGGCAGAGTGGGCCAACTTAGCGATGAGGAGTGGCTGCGAACCTTTGAGGTGAATACGCATGGCGTATTTTACGTATCGCGCGCCGTTGTGGCCAGAATGGCTGCAAGGCGGGGCGGGAGCATCGTCACTGTCGGGTCCAACGCCGCTGCCGTACCGCGAATGCACATGTCGGCGTATGCGGCTTCGAAAGCGGCATCCACCCAGTTTACCAAGTGCCTTGCGTTGGAACATGCACGGGACCATATCCGCTGCAATGTGGTGTCGCCCGGCTCGACTGATACCGAGATGCAGCGTTTATTGTGGAAGGACGAGCATGGCGCAGAAGCGGCCATTGCCGGCTCGCTGGATGCGTATCGATTAGGCATTCCGCTGAACAGGCTGGCCGATCCGGCGGATATTGCCGATGCGGTGCTTTTCCTCTCATCCGACCAGGCCAGACATATCACGATGCATGACATGCGCATCGATGGAGGCGCCACACTTGGTGCTTGA